One genomic window of Candidatus Effluviviaceae Genus I sp. includes the following:
- the fabF gene encoding beta-ketoacyl-ACP synthase II, with amino-acid sequence MSGRTAAVTGIGAITPIGSGREALWDALVAGANGAGPITRFDASAYAVRIACEVKDFDPDKHIDKRESRKMDLCTQYGVAAALMAWKDSGLADCGFDPSRAGAIIGSGVGGIQTLEDQHSTLLSKGPRRVSPYFIPMLIADMPAGMTSILLGLRGPNFATVSACASGAHAIGEALRAIQRGDADVVVTGGCEAAVCPLAAAGFASMKALSSRNDDPARASRPFDAGRDGFVLGEGAGIVVLEELEHAKRRGARIDALLVGYGATADAYHMTAPDPGGEGAAAAMAAALSDAHASPDEVQYVNAHGTSTPLNDKCETEALKAVFGDHAKRLAVSSTKSMIGHLLGAAGGVEFAATALAIANSVVPPTINYETPDPECDLDYVPNQARDARITLALTNSFGFGGHNAVLALRRFEGQG; translated from the coding sequence ATGTCGGGACGGACCGCGGCGGTCACGGGAATCGGTGCCATCACGCCCATCGGGTCGGGGCGCGAGGCGTTGTGGGACGCCCTGGTCGCGGGCGCGAACGGGGCGGGGCCGATCACGCGCTTCGACGCGTCGGCGTACGCGGTGCGGATCGCCTGCGAGGTCAAGGACTTCGATCCCGACAAGCACATCGACAAGCGCGAATCCCGCAAGATGGACCTCTGCACGCAGTACGGCGTGGCCGCGGCCCTCATGGCCTGGAAGGACTCCGGCCTCGCCGACTGCGGCTTCGACCCCTCGCGCGCGGGCGCGATCATCGGGTCGGGCGTCGGGGGCATTCAGACGCTCGAGGACCAGCACTCGACGCTCCTCTCGAAGGGCCCGCGCCGGGTGAGCCCGTACTTCATCCCGATGCTCATCGCGGACATGCCCGCGGGGATGACGTCCATCCTGCTCGGGCTTCGGGGGCCGAACTTCGCGACGGTCTCCGCGTGCGCGTCGGGCGCCCACGCCATCGGCGAGGCGCTCCGGGCGATCCAGCGCGGGGACGCCGACGTCGTCGTGACGGGAGGCTGCGAGGCGGCCGTCTGCCCGCTCGCGGCCGCCGGCTTCGCCTCGATGAAGGCGCTGTCGTCGCGCAACGACGACCCGGCGCGGGCCTCGCGGCCGTTCGACGCGGGGCGCGACGGGTTCGTGCTCGGCGAGGGGGCGGGGATCGTCGTGCTCGAGGAGCTCGAGCACGCGAAGCGGCGCGGCGCGCGCATCGACGCGCTCCTCGTCGGCTACGGGGCGACGGCCGACGCGTACCACATGACCGCGCCCGATCCCGGGGGCGAGGGGGCCGCGGCGGCGATGGCCGCCGCGCTGAGCGACGCGCACGCGTCGCCCGACGAGGTGCAGTACGTGAACGCGCACGGCACCTCGACGCCGCTCAACGACAAGTGCGAGACCGAGGCGCTGAAGGCGGTCTTCGGCGACCACGCGAAGCGGCTCGCGGTCTCGTCCACGAAGTCGATGATCGGCCATCTCCTCGGCGCCGCCGGCGGCGTGGAGTTCGCCGCGACCGCGCTCGCGATCGCGAACTCGGTCGTCCCCCCGACCATCAACTACGAGACACCCGACCCCGAGTGCGACCTCGACTACGTTCCGAACCAGGCCAGGGACGCGAGGATCACGTTGGCTCTCACCAACTCGTTCGGCTTCGGCGGGCACAACGCCGTGCTCGCGCTTCGCCGGTTCGAGGGACAAGGATGA
- the acpP gene encoding acyl carrier protein — protein MANVAEKVKQVIAEKLQIDVSQVTMEASVVEDLGADSLEQADILFSLEDEFGITADDTDEAESLKTVGDIVKYLEKKTAA, from the coding sequence ATGGCGAACGTTGCCGAGAAGGTGAAGCAGGTCATCGCGGAGAAGCTCCAGATCGACGTGAGCCAGGTGACGATGGAGGCCTCGGTCGTCGAGGATCTCGGGGCGGACTCGCTCGAGCAGGCGGACATTCTGTTCTCGCTCGAGGACGAGTTCGGCATCACCGCCGACGACACGGACGAGGCGGAGAGCCTGAAGACCGTGGGCGACATCGTGAAGTACCTCGAGAAGAAGACGGCGGCGTAG
- the fabG gene encoding 3-oxoacyl-[acyl-carrier-protein] reductase, which translates to MRLADRKAVVTGAGQGIGRAIALRLAREGADVAVLDMNATTVPEVAGEVEALGRKALGLVVDVSDPEVVTAAFRRVVEELGGVHVLVNNAGITRDNLLVRMSPDEWDLVLRVNLKGAFNCTRAAARTMMSQRWGRIVNVSSVIGIMGNAGQANYAASKAGLIGLTKSAAKELGSRGITVNAVAPGFIETPMTAALPDGAREAYASRIALRRFGTPDDVANVVAFLASDDGDYVTGQTVCVDGGLAG; encoded by the coding sequence ATGAGGCTTGCCGACAGGAAGGCGGTGGTCACGGGCGCGGGGCAGGGCATCGGCCGCGCGATCGCGCTTCGGCTGGCGCGCGAGGGCGCCGACGTCGCCGTGCTCGACATGAACGCGACGACCGTTCCCGAGGTCGCGGGCGAGGTCGAGGCGCTCGGCCGGAAGGCGCTCGGGCTCGTCGTGGACGTGAGCGACCCCGAGGTCGTGACGGCGGCGTTTCGGCGCGTCGTCGAGGAGCTCGGCGGCGTGCACGTGCTCGTCAACAACGCCGGGATCACCCGCGACAACCTGCTCGTCCGCATGTCGCCGGACGAGTGGGACCTCGTGCTCCGCGTGAACCTCAAGGGAGCGTTCAACTGCACGCGCGCGGCGGCGCGCACCATGATGTCGCAGCGGTGGGGCAGGATCGTGAACGTCTCCTCGGTCATCGGGATCATGGGCAACGCGGGCCAGGCGAACTACGCGGCGTCGAAGGCGGGTCTCATCGGGCTCACGAAGAGCGCCGCGAAGGAGCTGGGGTCGCGCGGCATCACCGTGAACGCGGTCGCGCCGGGGTTCATCGAGACGCCGATGACCGCCGCGCTCCCGGACGGCGCGCGGGAAGCGTACGCGTCGAGGATCGCGCTTCGTCGCTTCGGGACGCCCGACGACGTCGCGAATGTGGTTGCATTCCTCGCATCCGATGATGGAGACTACGTGACCGGTCAGACGGTCTGCGTCGACGGGGGCCTGGCCGGATAG
- a CDS encoding acyl-CoA dehydrogenase family protein, translated as MNFTLTEEQRMLRDLCAQIAREKILPVRAELDESGEFPWDVVKVMAASDIYGVYIPEEYGGLGGGVLEMCIATEELSRVCSGIALAFAASALGAYPILLFGSEEQKKKYLPDIASGKKLAAFALTEANAGSDAGAVETRAELSGDSYVLNGTKQWITNGGEAETYTVVARTSKGTGIRGISAFIVEKGTPGFTFGKKENKMGIRASATRELVFQDCRVPRENLLGREGMGFLAAMRTFDLSRPGVAAQAVGIAQGALDEALKYARHREQFGQPVASFQGLQFMLADMATQVEAARALVYLAARAADAGEKSMAKLSAMAKVFASDVAMRVTTDAVQVLGGYGYMKEYPVEKMMRDAKITQIYEGTNQIQRAIIASAVIKESAAKEKGE; from the coding sequence ATGAACTTCACGCTGACGGAAGAGCAGCGCATGCTCAGGGACCTCTGCGCGCAGATCGCGCGGGAGAAGATCCTCCCCGTGCGCGCCGAGCTGGACGAGAGCGGCGAGTTTCCCTGGGACGTCGTGAAGGTGATGGCGGCCTCGGACATCTACGGCGTCTACATCCCGGAGGAGTACGGCGGACTCGGCGGGGGCGTGCTCGAGATGTGCATCGCCACCGAGGAGCTGTCGCGCGTCTGCAGCGGCATCGCGCTGGCGTTCGCCGCGTCGGCGCTCGGGGCGTACCCCATCCTGCTCTTCGGAAGCGAGGAGCAGAAGAAGAAGTACCTCCCGGACATCGCGAGCGGGAAGAAGCTCGCCGCGTTCGCCCTCACCGAGGCGAACGCCGGGAGCGACGCCGGGGCGGTGGAGACGCGCGCGGAGCTCTCGGGGGATTCGTACGTTCTGAACGGGACGAAGCAGTGGATCACGAACGGCGGCGAGGCCGAGACCTACACGGTCGTCGCCCGCACGAGCAAGGGCACCGGCATCCGCGGCATCTCGGCGTTCATCGTCGAGAAGGGCACGCCGGGCTTCACGTTCGGGAAGAAGGAGAACAAGATGGGCATCCGCGCCTCCGCGACGCGCGAGCTCGTCTTCCAGGACTGCCGCGTTCCGAGGGAGAACCTCCTCGGTCGCGAGGGCATGGGGTTCCTCGCCGCGATGCGCACGTTCGACCTGTCGCGCCCCGGCGTCGCCGCGCAGGCGGTCGGCATCGCGCAGGGGGCGCTCGACGAGGCGCTCAAGTACGCGCGGCACCGCGAGCAGTTCGGGCAGCCGGTGGCGTCCTTCCAGGGGCTTCAGTTCATGCTCGCCGACATGGCGACGCAGGTCGAGGCCGCCAGGGCGCTCGTCTACCTCGCGGCGCGCGCTGCCGACGCCGGCGAGAAGAGCATGGCGAAGCTCTCGGCGATGGCCAAGGTCTTCGCGTCCGACGTCGCGATGCGCGTGACGACCGACGCCGTGCAGGTGCTCGGCGGATACGGCTACATGAAGGAATATCCCGTCGAGAAGATGATGCGCGACGCCAAGATCACGCAGATCTACGAGGGGACGAACCAGATCCAGCGCGCCATCATCGCCTCCGCGGTCATCAAGGAGAGCGCCGCGAAGGAGAAGGGGGAGTAG
- the rnc gene encoding ribonuclease III, with product MAITDRVLRGLAALTRRGPSPDEKRRKALRKLCGALGVRFRDIRLLNQALMHRSYSYEADLDRHESNERMEFLGDAVLGLVVNEHLYATYAEREEGRLTKIKSLLVSEAVLSRTADELSLGDFVLLSDNERQSGGGGRASIIADALEAVIAAIYLDSGLPAARRFIQRHLLAGMDDLLEVDEYKNYKSMIQEHAQRKMGARPRYRVVSVKGPEHQRVFFVELKLGGRAVGRGEGKNKKEAEQAAARSALGKLGLLNRGGEARRQPRSASRRSRGRGRRKESSR from the coding sequence ATGGCCATCACCGACCGGGTGCTTAGGGGCCTCGCGGCGCTCACGCGCCGAGGCCCGAGCCCCGACGAGAAGCGACGGAAGGCGCTCCGCAAGCTCTGCGGTGCGCTGGGCGTCCGTTTCCGCGACATCCGCCTCCTCAACCAGGCCCTCATGCACCGCTCGTACAGCTACGAGGCCGACCTCGACCGCCACGAGTCGAACGAGCGCATGGAGTTCCTCGGCGACGCGGTCCTCGGGCTCGTCGTCAACGAGCACCTGTACGCCACGTACGCGGAGCGCGAGGAAGGGCGACTCACCAAGATCAAGTCGCTCCTCGTCAGCGAGGCCGTGCTTTCGAGGACCGCCGACGAGCTCTCGCTCGGCGACTTCGTGCTGCTCTCCGACAACGAGCGGCAGTCCGGCGGCGGCGGCCGCGCGTCCATCATCGCCGATGCGCTGGAGGCCGTGATCGCGGCGATCTACCTCGACTCGGGACTCCCCGCCGCGAGGAGGTTCATCCAGCGGCACCTCCTGGCCGGGATGGACGATCTCCTCGAGGTGGACGAGTACAAGAACTACAAGAGCATGATCCAGGAGCACGCGCAGCGGAAGATGGGCGCGAGGCCCCGCTACCGCGTCGTGTCCGTCAAGGGCCCGGAGCACCAGCGGGTCTTCTTCGTCGAGCTCAAGCTCGGCGGGCGCGCGGTAGGGAGGGGCGAGGGGAAGAACAAGAAGGAAGCGGAGCAGGCGGCCGCGCGCAGCGCGCTCGGCAAGCTCGGCCTGCTGAACCGAGGCGGCGAGGCCCGAAGACAGCCGCGCTCGGCGTCGCGCCGATCGCGCGGCAGGGGCAGGCGGAAGGAGTCCTCGCGATGA
- the fabD gene encoding ACP S-malonyltransferase → MDRLAFLFPGQGSQVVGMGRDLCEHSGGAREVYERASEAIGLDLAALSFEGPEDELRKTVNTQPALLTASAAALAALLERGVEPWAVAGHSLGEWTALVAARSVRLEDAVRAVRERGRLMYEAGLAVPGTMAAVVGLTEDDIGPIVKEASSRGVVQVANLNAPTQIVVSGEVAAVRLAMELASAREGVRATELKVSGAFHSSLLEDARRGMESVVAGVAFERPRALFVANVTGAPVDDPEEIRRGLAEQIVSPVRWVDSVRALAGAGASQFAEVGPGNVLRGLLRKIEPGARSHGVATFEDAERLAAAVAG, encoded by the coding sequence ATGGACCGTCTCGCGTTCCTCTTCCCGGGACAGGGCTCGCAGGTCGTCGGCATGGGCCGCGACCTGTGCGAGCACTCGGGCGGCGCGCGCGAGGTGTACGAGCGCGCGTCGGAGGCCATCGGGCTGGACCTCGCGGCGCTCTCGTTCGAGGGCCCCGAAGACGAGCTCCGGAAGACCGTCAACACCCAGCCCGCGCTCCTGACCGCAAGCGCGGCGGCGCTCGCGGCGCTCCTCGAGCGCGGCGTCGAGCCGTGGGCGGTCGCCGGCCACAGCCTGGGGGAGTGGACGGCGCTCGTGGCGGCCCGGAGCGTGCGGCTCGAGGACGCGGTGCGCGCGGTGCGGGAGCGCGGCCGCCTCATGTACGAGGCCGGGCTCGCCGTCCCGGGGACGATGGCCGCGGTCGTCGGGCTGACCGAGGACGACATCGGCCCGATCGTCAAGGAGGCGTCCTCGAGGGGCGTGGTGCAGGTCGCCAACCTGAACGCGCCGACGCAGATCGTCGTGTCCGGCGAGGTGGCGGCGGTGCGGCTCGCGATGGAGCTCGCCTCCGCGCGCGAGGGCGTGAGGGCGACCGAGCTCAAGGTGAGCGGGGCGTTCCACTCGTCGCTCCTCGAGGACGCCCGGCGCGGCATGGAGTCCGTCGTGGCGGGCGTCGCGTTCGAGCGCCCGCGGGCGCTCTTCGTCGCGAACGTCACCGGGGCGCCGGTGGATGACCCCGAGGAGATCCGGCGCGGGCTGGCGGAGCAGATTGTGAGCCCCGTGCGCTGGGTGGACTCCGTGCGCGCGCTCGCGGGCGCCGGGGCGTCGCAGTTCGCGGAGGTCGGTCCGGGGAACGTCCTCCGCGGGCTTCTCAGGAAGATCGAGCCGGGCGCGCGCTCGCACGGCGTGGCGACCTTCGAGGATGCCGAGAGGCTCGCCGCGGCCGTCGCCGGGTGA